One stretch of Gavia stellata isolate bGavSte3 chromosome 25, bGavSte3.hap2, whole genome shotgun sequence DNA includes these proteins:
- the AGPAT1 gene encoding 1-acyl-sn-glycerol-3-phosphate acyltransferase alpha, whose amino-acid sequence MELLLLHYPFTFLFIAFLVLYQLNPAFRYFCKMTFYKLWLFTLSIPVIMISIPRGRNMENMKFLRMTFLPLKYIFGLKIVVKGKENLRTKKPFILVLNHQTSLDILVMMEILPSRCMPIAKKEILYMGTFGLACWLSGVIFVDRKKREESITTLTEVAHSLHKENFCILIFPEGTRNHGGSMLPFKRGAFQLAVKAQVPIIPVVISSYRDFYNQKEKRFTPGKSIIQILPEVDTVGLGPDDVPKLTEQVRDSMLTTYQGISGMTNGTSH is encoded by the exons ATGGAGCTTTTGCTCCTTCATTACCCATTTACTTTTCTGTTCATCGCGTTTCTAGTCCTTTACCAGCTGAATCCTGCATTCAGATACTTCTGCAAGATGACCTTCTATAAGTTGTGGCTCTTCACCCTAAGCATTCCGGTTATTATGATCAGTATTCCTCGTGGTCGTAACATGGAAAACATGAA GTTTTTGCGCATGACATTCCTGCCACTCAAATACATCTTTGGACTCAAGATAGTGGTGAAGGGCAAGGAGAACCTCAGGACTAAGAAACCTTTCATCCTTGTGTTGAATCACCAGACCTCCCTTGACATTTTGG TGATGATGGAGATATTACCAAGTCGCTGTATGCCCATTGCAAAGAAGGAAATCCTATACATGGGCACTTTCGGCCTAGCATGCTGGCTTTCAGGAGTCATTTTCGTAGACCGCAAGAAGAGGGAAGAGTCTATCACTACCTTGACAGAGGTGGCACACTCCCTGCACAAAGAAAAC TTCTGCATCTTGATCTTCCCTGAAGGAACTCGCAATCATGGTGGCTCCATGTTACCCTTCAAACGTGGGGCCTTCCAGCTGGCTGTGAAAGCCCAG GTCCCCATTATTCCTGTGGTGATCTCTTCCTACCGGGACTTCTACaaccagaaggagaagagatTTACACCAG GGAAAAGCATCATCCAGATCCTGCCAGAAGTGGATACCGTCGGTTTGGGCCCAGATGATGTTCCCAAGCTCACTGAGCAGGTCCGTGACTCCATGCTCACCACCTATCAGGGGATATCAGGAATGACGAACGGGACTTCCCATTAG